TTTAAAATCAAGAAGAATGATTGAGAGGGTATTAAATCACATTAATTTTACAAGAAGATATTTTATTATAAAGAATTTTAAAACAAAAGAAGTTTTAGAAAAATCTTCTCCAATAATAATTAAAGTTTTTAATGGAGAAAATATTGTTTTAACAATTAAACCATTAAATCAAAGACAGTTTAAATTGTTAAAATATAATAACATAGACATAGACAAAATTTTTGAATTTAATAATACAATTAAGTTAAATAATATTAAATTTGAAATAATTAAAAAATCTCCGTTAGATTTAGATAGTAAATATAAAATATTAAATCTAAATAAAGTAAAAGTAGCTGATGCATTGAAAAATAAAGTAAATGTTTCTTTATTGGCTCAAAAATCAAGTATTTTAAAAGTAGAATATAGCGATAATATACCTAGTAGAGCTGCTAATTTTATTAATACACTACTTAATGTTTATATTCAAGAAAGTATTCAAAATAAAACAAAACAGGCAAACCAAACGTTAGAATTTATAGATAAGCAATTAAAAATTATCTCAAAGAAATTAGCAGAGTCTGAGCTTGCACTTGAAAATTATAAAAAAACTCATAAAATTGTAGATTTAACAACAGAAGCTCAAAATATTTTAATGAAACTAAATGATTTAGAAACTCAATATAATAGTTTAAAATTAAAAGAAAATTTAATTAAATTTATAGAAGATAAAATAAAAAATGGGAGTGATATTTCTATTATTTCAGCAAATATTTTAGATGATAAAGTTTTAAGTGAGTTAATTTCTCAATTACAACAATTAATATTAAAAAAACAAAATTTACTTTTAGAATATACTGAAAAGTATCCAGAAGTTGTAAGTGTTAATAATCAAATAAAAACTATTAATCAAATGATTCTAAATAGAATTCAAAATTTAAAAAGTGTAATTGAATCAAATAAAAAAACATTAGAGAATATGATTTTAAATTATGAAAATATGCTTTCAAATATGCCTCAAAATGAAAGAAAACTTATTGATTTACAAAGAGTCTATCAAGTTAATGAAAAAATATATTCATATTTGCTTGAAAAAAGAGCTGCAACAGCTCTTGCAAAATCAAGTATTATTAGTAATAATAGAATTATAGATTCTGCATTAATTCCAAATTCTCCTTATAAGCCTAAAAAAATAAGATTAATAATAATTGCAATTATTGTTGGCTTATTTATTGGGCTTGCTTTTATTTATATAAAAGAATTGTTTAATGATAAAATTAGAAGTATTGAAGATATAGAAAAAGAAACAGATGCTCCTATAGTTGGAACAGTTCCTCATTTTAAAAAAACAAATATAATATTAAAAGTTTTTGAATCTCCAAAATCTTCAATTGCAGAAGCTTTTAGAACAATAAGAACAAATATTAGATTTTTATCAAAAGATGCAAGATTAATAACTGTAACTTCAACTGTCCCAAATGAAGGTAAAACTACTCTTTCTTCTAATTTAGCAAGTATATATTCATTAGCTAAGAAAAAGACAGTTGTGGTTAATTTAGATATGAGAAAACCAACGCTGCATACAGTTTTTAATGTCCCAAATGATGTGGGTGTGAGTAATATTTTATCTGGTGAAGTTGAAGTAGATAAAGCAATTAAAAAGACAAAATTTTCTAATTTAGATGTTATTACCTCAGGACCAATTCCTCCAAATCCTGGGGAATTAATTCAAAATGAAGAAATGGATAAAATGATTAATTATTTAAAAAATAATTATGATATTATAATTTTTGATACTCCACCTGTAGGACTTGTTGTAGATGCCATATCAGTTTTAACAAAAGCAGATGTAAATTTATATATTTTTAGAGCAAATTATTCTAAAAAAGAATTTATCAAAACATTAAATGATTTAAAGAATAATAAGAAGATACCTGGACTTGGTATTGTGCTAAATGATGTAAAAGATAAAAGTGTTTATGGATATGGATACGGATATGGATACGGATATTATACGGATAAAAAATGATTTTTTTTAAAAAAATCAAAAAAATTGAATTAAAAACAGATATTCACTCTCATCTATTACCTGGAATTGATGATGGAGTTAAAACAATAGATGAGAGTTTGTTGCTTATTAAAGAATATATTAATCTTGGATATAAAAAACTAATTATAACTCCTCATGTGATGTATGATTCTTATAATAATTCTACTGATTTAATTTTGGAAAAAATAAATTATTTAAAAAATGAATGCTTTAAAAACAATTTAAATATAGAACTTGAAGTAAGTGCAGAATATAATTTTGATGAGGAGTTTGTTGAGAGAATAGAAAAAAATGATTTATTGCCAATTAACAAGAAATATATTTTGTTTGAATTTTCGTTTTATCAAAAACCAGTAAATTATGAGAATATAATTTTTAAACTTAAATCAAAGGGATATATTCCAATATTAGCTCACCCTGAGAGATATAGATATTTTGATTTAGAAGATTTCAAAAGTTTAAAAGAATTAGAAGTAATGTTCCAATGTAATATTATATCATCAATAGGTTTTTATGGTAAAACTCCGCAAAAAAAATTTAAAGAATTAGCTAAAAATAAAATGATAGACTTTTTAGGAAGTGATGTACATTCTTTTAACTATATGGAAGCTCTTAAAATATCTTTCAATTCATCTTCTTTTAATAGACTTGTTAGTAATCTGCATATAAAAAATTCTTATTTATAATATTGACATATCAACATTTTTGATTTATAATTTTCTAAAAAAGGATTATTTTGAAAAAGAAAATTGCTATTGTTGTATTTATTATTTTAATTGTTATCTCTATAATTGGATTATATAAGTATTATGTTTTTAATAAAAACTACGCTTCAAGCAATGCTGTGTTTGTAAAATCTGACTCTTTAACATTTCTTTCA
This Caminibacter mediatlanticus TB-2 DNA region includes the following protein-coding sequences:
- a CDS encoding tyrosine-protein phosphatase, producing MIFFKKIKKIELKTDIHSHLLPGIDDGVKTIDESLLLIKEYINLGYKKLIITPHVMYDSYNNSTDLILEKINYLKNECFKNNLNIELEVSAEYNFDEEFVERIEKNDLLPINKKYILFEFSFYQKPVNYENIIFKLKSKGYIPILAHPERYRYFDLEDFKSLKELEVMFQCNIISSIGFYGKTPQKKFKELAKNKMIDFLGSDVHSFNYMEALKISFNSSSFNRLVSNLHIKNSYL
- a CDS encoding GumC family protein — translated: MNEINRNDVLDIKEVFQIIKRNIVWILFFILLSVGAALVYLYFATPMYKTYGTVEVSTGNSQSAGNDILAQALNLDVMGPNAINTEMQILKSRRMIERVLNHINFTRRYFIIKNFKTKEVLEKSSPIIIKVFNGENIVLTIKPLNQRQFKLLKYNNIDIDKIFEFNNTIKLNNIKFEIIKKSPLDLDSKYKILNLNKVKVADALKNKVNVSLLAQKSSILKVEYSDNIPSRAANFINTLLNVYIQESIQNKTKQANQTLEFIDKQLKIISKKLAESELALENYKKTHKIVDLTTEAQNILMKLNDLETQYNSLKLKENLIKFIEDKIKNGSDISIISANILDDKVLSELISQLQQLILKKQNLLLEYTEKYPEVVSVNNQIKTINQMILNRIQNLKSVIESNKKTLENMILNYENMLSNMPQNERKLIDLQRVYQVNEKIYSYLLEKRAATALAKSSIISNNRIIDSALIPNSPYKPKKIRLIIIAIIVGLFIGLAFIYIKELFNDKIRSIEDIEKETDAPIVGTVPHFKKTNIILKVFESPKSSIAEAFRTIRTNIRFLSKDARLITVTSTVPNEGKTTLSSNLASIYSLAKKKTVVVNLDMRKPTLHTVFNVPNDVGVSNILSGEVEVDKAIKKTKFSNLDVITSGPIPPNPGELIQNEEMDKMINYLKNNYDIIIFDTPPVGLVVDAISVLTKADVNLYIFRANYSKKEFIKTLNDLKNNKKIPGLGIVLNDVKDKSVYGYGYGYGYGYYTDKK